Proteins co-encoded in one Centropristis striata isolate RG_2023a ecotype Rhode Island chromosome 24, C.striata_1.0, whole genome shotgun sequence genomic window:
- the LOC131962748 gene encoding radixin-like isoform X1 — MPKPINVRVTTMDAELEFAIQPNTTGKQLFDQVVKTVGLREVWFFGLQYVDSKGYITWLKLNKKVTQQDVKKENPLQFKFRAKFFPEDVSEELIQEITQRLFFLQVKENILNDENYCPPETAVLLASYSVQAKYGDYNKDAHKPGYLTHDRLLPQRVLEQHKLTKEQWEDRIQTWHEEHRGMLREDSMMEYLKIAQDLEMYGVNYFEIKNKKGTQLWLGVDALGLNIYEHEDKLTPKIGFPWSEIRNISFNDKKFIIKPIDKKAPDFVFYAPRLRINKRILALCMGNHELYMRRRKPDTIEVQQMKAQAREEKHHKQMERAQLENEKKKREYAEKEKERIEREKEELMERLRQIEEQTMRAQKELEEQTRRALELEQERKRAREEAERLERDRRAAEEAKAELAKQAEDQQKNQEQLAAELAEFTAKIALLEEAKRKKDDEATEWQHKALSAQEDLEKTKEELKTAVSVVPAPLVGNAESEHDEQDENHAEASAELSNEGVSQLDLRSEEERVTEAQKNERVKKQLQTLSSELAEARDETKKTQNDVLHAENVKAGRDKYKTLRQIRSGNTKQRIDEFESM; from the exons atcaacGTCCGTGTGACCACCATGGATGCAGAGCTGGAATTTGCCATCCAACCCAACACCACAGGAAAACAGCTCTTTGACCAG GTCGTGAAGACGGTGGGACTACGGGAGGTGTGGTTCTTTGGCCTGCAGTATGTGGACAGTAAAGGCTACATCACTTGGCTCAAACTCAATAAGAAG GTGACCCAGCAGGATGTGAAGAAAGAAAACCCTCTGCAGTTCAAGTTCAGAGCAAAGTTTTTCCCCGAGGACGTCTCAGAGGAGCTCATCCAGGAGATCACCCAGAGACTCTTCTTCCTGCAG GTGAAGGAGAACATCCTGAACGATGAGAACTACTGTCCCCCAGAGACGGCTGTGCTCCTGGCTTCTTATTCTGTCCAGGCCAAGTATGGAGACTACAACAAAGATGCTCACAAGCCTGGCTACCTTACTCACGACAGACTGCTGCctcagag AGTCCTGGAGCAGCACAAGCTGACCAAGGAGCAGTGGGAGGACAGGATACAAACTTGGCACGAGGAGCACAGAGGAATGCTCAG GGAGGACTCCATGATGGAATATCTTAAAATCGCCCAGGACCTGGAGATGTACGGAGTCAACTACTTTGagatcaaaaacaaaaagggaaCACAGCTGTGGCTGGGCGTGGATGCCCTTGGCCTCAACATCTACGAACATGAAGACAA GTTGACGCCAAAGATCGGCTTCCCCTGGAGCGAGATTCGAAACATCTCTTTCAATGACAAGAAGTTTATCATCAAACCTATTGACAAGAAAGCTCCC GACTTTGTGTTTTACGCCCCACGTCTGCGCATCAACAAGCGCATCCTGGCGCTGTGCATGGGGAACCACGAGCTGtacatgaggaggaggaagcccGACACCATCGAGGTGCAGCAGATGAAGGCTCAGGCCCGGGAGGAGAAACACCATAAACAGATGGAGAG GGCTCAGCTGGAGAACGAGAAGAAGAAGCGAGAGTACgcagagaaggagaaggagaggataGAGCGCGAGAAAGAagagctgatggagagactgaGACAGATTGAAGAGCAGACGATGAGAGCTCAGAAAG AGCTGGAGGAACAGACCCGCCGGGCCTTGGAGCtggagcaggagaggaagagagcgaGGGAGGAGGCTGAGAGGCTGGAGAGAGACAGGCGGGCGGCCGAGGAGGCCAAGGCCGAGCTGGCCAAACAGGCCGAGGACCAGCAGAAGAACCAGGAACAactg GCTGCTGAACTGGCTGAATTCACAGCCAAGATCGCTCTGCTGGAAGAAGCCAAGAGGAAGAAAGACGACGAGGCCACAGAATGGCAGCACAAg GCTCTGTCAGCGCAGGAGGACCTGGAGAAGACCAAGGAGGAGCTGAAGACCGCAGTCTCCGTGGTGCCTGCCCCCCTGGTGGGCAACGCAGAGAGCGAGCACGACGAGCAGGATGAGAACCACGCGGAAGCCAGCGCCGAGCTCTCCAACGAGGGCGTCAGCCAGCTGGACCTCCGCAGCGAAGAGGAGCGCGTCACCGAAGCCCAGAAGAACGAGAGGGTCAAGAAACAGCTGCAG ACATTAAGCTCAGAGTTGGCCGAGGCCAGAGACGAAACCAAGAAGACGCAGAACGACGTGCTGCACGCCGAGAACGTGAAAGCGGGCCgagacaaatacaaaacactgcGGCAGATCCGATCGGGGAACACGAAGCAGCGCATCGACGAGTTTGAGTCCATGTGA
- the LOC131962748 gene encoding radixin-like isoform X2, giving the protein MQSWNLPSNPTPQENSSLTRVLEQHKLTKEQWEDRIQTWHEEHRGMLREDSMMEYLKIAQDLEMYGVNYFEIKNKKGTQLWLGVDALGLNIYEHEDKLTPKIGFPWSEIRNISFNDKKFIIKPIDKKAPDFVFYAPRLRINKRILALCMGNHELYMRRRKPDTIEVQQMKAQAREEKHHKQMERAQLENEKKKREYAEKEKERIEREKEELMERLRQIEEQTMRAQKELEEQTRRALELEQERKRAREEAERLERDRRAAEEAKAELAKQAEDQQKNQEQLAAELAEFTAKIALLEEAKRKKDDEATEWQHKALSAQEDLEKTKEELKTAVSVVPAPLVGNAESEHDEQDENHAEASAELSNEGVSQLDLRSEEERVTEAQKNERVKKQLQTLSSELAEARDETKKTQNDVLHAENVKAGRDKYKTLRQIRSGNTKQRIDEFESM; this is encoded by the exons ATGCAGAGCTGGAATTTGCCATCCAACCCAACACCACAGGAAAACAGCTCTTTGACCAG AGTCCTGGAGCAGCACAAGCTGACCAAGGAGCAGTGGGAGGACAGGATACAAACTTGGCACGAGGAGCACAGAGGAATGCTCAG GGAGGACTCCATGATGGAATATCTTAAAATCGCCCAGGACCTGGAGATGTACGGAGTCAACTACTTTGagatcaaaaacaaaaagggaaCACAGCTGTGGCTGGGCGTGGATGCCCTTGGCCTCAACATCTACGAACATGAAGACAA GTTGACGCCAAAGATCGGCTTCCCCTGGAGCGAGATTCGAAACATCTCTTTCAATGACAAGAAGTTTATCATCAAACCTATTGACAAGAAAGCTCCC GACTTTGTGTTTTACGCCCCACGTCTGCGCATCAACAAGCGCATCCTGGCGCTGTGCATGGGGAACCACGAGCTGtacatgaggaggaggaagcccGACACCATCGAGGTGCAGCAGATGAAGGCTCAGGCCCGGGAGGAGAAACACCATAAACAGATGGAGAG GGCTCAGCTGGAGAACGAGAAGAAGAAGCGAGAGTACgcagagaaggagaaggagaggataGAGCGCGAGAAAGAagagctgatggagagactgaGACAGATTGAAGAGCAGACGATGAGAGCTCAGAAAG AGCTGGAGGAACAGACCCGCCGGGCCTTGGAGCtggagcaggagaggaagagagcgaGGGAGGAGGCTGAGAGGCTGGAGAGAGACAGGCGGGCGGCCGAGGAGGCCAAGGCCGAGCTGGCCAAACAGGCCGAGGACCAGCAGAAGAACCAGGAACAactg GCTGCTGAACTGGCTGAATTCACAGCCAAGATCGCTCTGCTGGAAGAAGCCAAGAGGAAGAAAGACGACGAGGCCACAGAATGGCAGCACAAg GCTCTGTCAGCGCAGGAGGACCTGGAGAAGACCAAGGAGGAGCTGAAGACCGCAGTCTCCGTGGTGCCTGCCCCCCTGGTGGGCAACGCAGAGAGCGAGCACGACGAGCAGGATGAGAACCACGCGGAAGCCAGCGCCGAGCTCTCCAACGAGGGCGTCAGCCAGCTGGACCTCCGCAGCGAAGAGGAGCGCGTCACCGAAGCCCAGAAGAACGAGAGGGTCAAGAAACAGCTGCAG ACATTAAGCTCAGAGTTGGCCGAGGCCAGAGACGAAACCAAGAAGACGCAGAACGACGTGCTGCACGCCGAGAACGTGAAAGCGGGCCgagacaaatacaaaacactgcGGCAGATCCGATCGGGGAACACGAAGCAGCGCATCGACGAGTTTGAGTCCATGTGA